The proteins below come from a single Zhouia spongiae genomic window:
- a CDS encoding anthranilate synthase component I family protein, with protein MTTYQLKTHYKQILADTITPVSVYLKIRDRYPNSILLESSDYHANDNSFSYICFNPIASIKVEADTITRQYPDGTLKRIPTESKVNVPLAIEEFAQQFKADKNGFKFINNGLFGYIAHDAVRYFEQVEVTKKEGHLDIPDIYYAVYQNIVAINHFKNEAYIFAHCYDSENNISQIEQLLSSKNFATYNFHKEGEPVSNLTDNEYKEHVALAKKHCARGDVFQLVLSKRFSQKFKGDEFNVYRALRSINPSPYLFYFDYGNFKIFGSSPEAQLIVKENKAEIHPIAGTFKRTGNDEKDSELAKKLAKDEKENSEHVMLVDLARNDLSRHGNHVSVDTYREVQFFSHVIHLVSKVTARKKAETPTMQVVADTFPAGTLSGAPKHMALQLIDKYETVNRNFYGGAIGFMDFHGNFNHAIMIRTFLSKNHELHYQAGAGLVSASNPESELQEVYNKLGALNKALDMAESI; from the coding sequence ATGACAACATACCAATTAAAAACGCATTACAAACAAATATTAGCCGACACCATTACTCCGGTAAGTGTCTATCTAAAAATCAGGGATCGCTACCCTAATAGCATCTTACTGGAAAGTAGCGATTATCATGCAAACGACAATAGCTTTTCATACATCTGCTTTAACCCCATAGCATCTATTAAAGTTGAAGCTGATACGATTACCAGACAATACCCTGACGGTACTTTAAAAAGAATTCCAACAGAAAGCAAGGTAAACGTTCCCCTGGCCATAGAAGAATTTGCACAACAGTTCAAAGCAGACAAAAATGGGTTTAAATTTATCAATAACGGCCTGTTTGGATATATTGCCCATGATGCGGTGAGATACTTCGAACAGGTAGAGGTAACAAAAAAAGAGGGGCACCTTGATATCCCCGACATATACTATGCCGTCTATCAGAATATCGTAGCTATCAATCATTTTAAAAATGAGGCCTATATCTTTGCTCATTGTTACGATTCAGAAAATAATATTTCTCAAATAGAGCAGCTGTTAAGTTCTAAAAATTTCGCTACTTATAACTTCCATAAAGAAGGGGAACCTGTTTCGAACCTTACCGACAATGAATATAAAGAACATGTAGCCCTGGCGAAAAAGCACTGTGCGCGCGGCGATGTATTTCAATTGGTATTGAGCAAGCGTTTCTCACAAAAGTTTAAAGGAGACGAATTTAACGTATACAGGGCCCTAAGGAGTATCAATCCTTCTCCTTACTTATTCTATTTTGATTACGGGAACTTTAAAATATTCGGAAGTTCTCCCGAAGCGCAACTGATCGTTAAAGAAAACAAAGCAGAGATCCACCCTATAGCCGGCACCTTCAAACGTACCGGTAATGACGAAAAAGATTCCGAACTGGCAAAAAAACTGGCAAAAGACGAAAAAGAAAACAGCGAACATGTAATGCTGGTAGACCTCGCCAGAAACGACCTGAGCCGCCACGGAAATCATGTCAGTGTAGACACCTACCGGGAAGTTCAGTTCTTTTCACACGTAATTCACCTGGTGTCGAAAGTAACCGCCCGGAAAAAAGCTGAAACACCGACCATGCAGGTGGTAGCCGATACATTCCCTGCAGGTACCTTAAGTGGCGCTCCCAAGCATATGGCACTACAATTAATAGACAAATACGAAACCGTGAACAGGAACTTTTATGGAGGAGCTATCGGTTTTATGGACTTTCACGGAAACTTCAATCATGCTATCATGATCAGAACATTCTTGAGTAAAAATCATGAACTGCACTATCAGGCAGGAGCCGGACTAGTCTCTGCTTCCAATCCTGAAAGTGAATTACAAGAAGTATACAATAAACTGGGAGCCCTTAACAAAGCGCTCGATATGGCCGAAAGCATTTAA
- the trpC gene encoding indole-3-glycerol phosphate synthase TrpC gives MNILDQIVNDKRKEVTLKKSLIPINQLEASVLFERETISLAEKLRNSNTGIIAEHKRRSPSKSVINQKVSVSEVARGYEAAGVCGMSVLTDGKYFGGSLDDLLLARASVNIPLLRKEFIIDEYQLIEAKAYGADVILLIAAILDRKEIESLSKCAKSLGLDVLLEVHDEEELHKSIMPGLDMLGVNNRNLKTFEVSIETSKELSTLIPDEFIKVSESGISAVNPIKDLQSYGYKGFLIGENFMKTENPGQSAIDFIKELEK, from the coding sequence ATGAATATTCTAGATCAAATAGTAAATGATAAAAGGAAGGAAGTAACCTTAAAAAAGAGCCTGATTCCAATTAATCAACTGGAAGCTTCTGTGTTGTTTGAAAGAGAAACAATTTCCCTGGCAGAAAAACTGCGAAACAGTAATACCGGCATCATTGCCGAACATAAAAGACGCTCCCCGTCGAAATCGGTTATTAACCAAAAAGTAAGTGTTTCTGAGGTAGCCAGAGGCTACGAAGCAGCAGGAGTATGCGGGATGTCTGTACTAACCGACGGCAAGTATTTTGGCGGGTCATTGGACGATTTACTGTTGGCCAGAGCTTCAGTGAACATCCCTTTACTACGGAAAGAGTTTATTATTGATGAGTATCAACTCATAGAAGCCAAAGCCTATGGGGCGGATGTAATACTGCTTATTGCCGCCATTTTAGACAGGAAAGAGATTGAATCATTATCAAAATGTGCAAAAAGTTTAGGCCTGGATGTACTTTTGGAAGTACATGATGAAGAGGAACTACATAAGTCTATTATGCCTGGTCTGGACATGCTGGGGGTTAATAACAGAAACCTGAAAACCTTTGAGGTAAGTATCGAAACCAGTAAAGAACTATCAACGTTGATTCCTGATGAATTTATAAAAGTCTCAGAAAGCGGTATCAGCGCCGTGAACCCTATTAAAGATTTACAATCCTACGGATATAAAGGATTTTTAATTGGAGAAAATTTTATGAAAACTGAAAATCCGGGACAAAGTGCCATCGATTTTATTAAAGAATTAGAAAAATGA
- a CDS encoding MarR family winged helix-turn-helix transcriptional regulator, whose protein sequence is MTDHKKAVINLVYTANIISEKITDALKPFDVSTPQFNVLRILRGQKNKPANLCTIQERMIHKMSNTTRLVDKLIDKGFVKRNTCEQNRRKVEIFITQKGLDVLVEMDEAVCNAEQQVINELSREELIRLNVLLDKLRK, encoded by the coding sequence ATGACCGATCATAAAAAAGCGGTCATAAATTTGGTATATACTGCCAATATCATTAGTGAGAAGATTACCGATGCACTAAAACCATTTGATGTTTCTACCCCTCAATTTAATGTGTTACGTATACTCAGGGGACAAAAGAACAAACCGGCAAATCTTTGCACCATCCAGGAACGTATGATCCATAAAATGAGTAATACGACCCGTTTGGTCGATAAACTGATCGACAAGGGTTTCGTAAAACGCAATACTTGCGAACAAAACAGACGAAAAGTCGAGATTTTTATCACTCAAAAAGGACTGGATGTTTTGGTCGAAATGGATGAAGCCGTATGTAATGCCGAACAACAAGTCATAAATGAACTAAGCAGGGAAGAACTGATCCGGCTTAATGTTCTGCTTGACAAACTAAGGAAATAA
- a CDS encoding YceI family protein, whose amino-acid sequence MRNLFVVALALVVGTASANNVETEKKEVKTEKSTVTWKGYKVTGSHEGTVALKSGYLEFKGDKLTGGEFVVNMTTIGSTDLEGEWKTKLDGHLKSDDFFGVEKHPAATLVFKKVKATGKNAYEVTGELTIKGITNPLTFNISVYGSKATASLKIDRSKYNVKYGSGSFFDNLGDKTIYDEFDLVVDLQF is encoded by the coding sequence ATGAGAAACTTATTTGTAGTCGCTTTAGCTTTAGTCGTGGGGACAGCTTCGGCCAATAACGTTGAAACAGAAAAAAAGGAAGTAAAGACCGAAAAGAGTACAGTTACCTGGAAAGGATACAAAGTAACCGGATCGCATGAAGGTACCGTAGCACTCAAATCGGGATATCTGGAATTTAAAGGAGATAAATTAACCGGTGGAGAGTTTGTAGTGAATATGACAACTATCGGGTCTACAGACCTCGAAGGTGAGTGGAAAACAAAATTAGACGGACACTTAAAGTCTGATGATTTCTTTGGTGTTGAAAAACATCCTGCCGCTACCCTGGTATTCAAAAAAGTGAAGGCTACCGGAAAAAACGCTTACGAAGTAACCGGTGAACTGACTATTAAAGGAATTACAAACCCCCTAACCTTTAATATTTCTGTTTATGGAAGCAAGGCTACGGCCTCGCTAAAAATAGACAGGAGCAAATACAATGTCAAATATGGCTCAGGAAGTTTCTTTGACAATTTAGGAGACAAAACCATATACGACGAGTTCGATCTGGTTGTTGATCTGCAATTCTAA
- a CDS encoding phosphoribosylanthranilate isomerase: protein MKLKICGMKYPENMIAVADLQPNYLGFIFHEKSPRFLNDKIPTLPDDIIKTGVFVNVSEEFIVKKVEEYKLAAIQLHGEESPGFCSALKSKLSSRAQSGDLTLIKVFSIKDDFNFDVLKPYEKIADYFLFDTKGQLPGGNGYTFDWSILKGYPSKTPFFLSGGIGIDEVEKIVEISNTDLPVYAIDVNSRFEIAPGQKNIEQLKEFKNKLSGLLKHR from the coding sequence ATGAAACTGAAAATATGTGGAATGAAATATCCGGAAAACATGATAGCTGTTGCAGACTTGCAACCAAACTATCTTGGATTCATTTTTCACGAGAAGTCGCCCAGGTTTTTAAATGACAAAATACCAACACTTCCGGACGATATTATAAAAACAGGAGTCTTTGTAAATGTATCTGAAGAATTTATCGTAAAGAAAGTTGAAGAATATAAACTAGCTGCGATCCAATTACACGGCGAAGAATCACCTGGGTTTTGTAGTGCTTTGAAAAGCAAATTGTCATCTCGGGCACAGTCGGGAGATCTCACACTTATCAAGGTATTTTCTATAAAAGATGATTTCAATTTCGATGTTTTAAAACCCTACGAGAAAATTGCTGACTATTTTTTGTTTGACACAAAAGGACAATTACCTGGTGGAAACGGATATACTTTTGATTGGTCGATATTAAAAGGCTATCCTTCCAAGACTCCTTTCTTTTTAAGTGGCGGTATCGGGATAGATGAAGTAGAAAAAATAGTTGAAATATCTAACACAGACCTGCCTGTTTATGCCATTGATGTAAACAGCAGGTTTGAAATAGCCCCGGGTCAAAAAAACATAGAACAACTAAAAGAATTCAAAAATAAATTAAGCGGTCTGCTAAAGCATCGCTAA
- a CDS encoding TlpA disulfide reductase family protein, giving the protein MKNAVAFIFFVILIGYNGFGQYQNKDVAIADLDADGSSLAVKSYNFDELEPYLHIKDDKIYVINFWATWCKPCVEELPGFEKVLKEYTDKGVEVVLVSLDFPQMLKTHLIPFVKEHDLKSKVVLLDDPKQNKWIPKVSEEWSGAIPATVIYTKDQRLFFENSMTYDELKQNIDQLITE; this is encoded by the coding sequence ATGAAAAATGCTGTAGCTTTTATATTTTTTGTAATTTTAATAGGTTACAATGGGTTTGGACAATATCAAAATAAGGATGTTGCCATTGCAGATTTAGACGCAGATGGAAGCAGTCTTGCCGTAAAATCGTATAATTTTGATGAATTAGAGCCTTATTTACATATTAAAGACGATAAAATTTACGTTATAAATTTCTGGGCTACCTGGTGCAAACCTTGTGTGGAGGAATTACCCGGGTTTGAAAAGGTTTTAAAAGAGTATACAGATAAAGGTGTAGAAGTTGTTTTGGTTAGTCTGGATTTTCCACAAATGTTGAAGACTCATCTTATACCTTTTGTAAAGGAACACGATTTGAAATCTAAAGTTGTACTGCTGGATGATCCGAAGCAAAATAAATGGATTCCGAAAGTGAGTGAGGAGTGGAGCGGTGCAATACCAGCGACAGTGATTTACACCAAAGATCAACGGTTGTTTTTTGAAAACAGTATGACTTATGACGAGCTCAAACAAAATATAGACCAACTTATTACAGAGTAA
- a CDS encoding thioredoxin family protein produces MKTSLKTLVLIFVALISSAFVDPDKGYDIGDYATDFELKNIDGKKVSLKDYKDAKGFMVIFTCNSCPYAVAYEDRIIDLDKKYKALGVPVIAINPNNPDLQPEDSFEQMKQRAREKGFSFPYLLDEDQDIFPQYGATRTPHVFLLEHTAKGYQVKYIGAIDDNYQDASLVETKYVEEAVDAMLAGEKIKITTTKAIGCSIKV; encoded by the coding sequence ATGAAAACTTCATTAAAAACCTTGGTACTTATTTTTGTAGCTTTGATTTCCAGTGCTTTTGTTGATCCGGACAAAGGCTATGATATTGGAGATTATGCTACCGATTTTGAACTGAAGAATATAGATGGTAAAAAAGTGTCTTTGAAAGATTACAAAGATGCAAAAGGCTTTATGGTGATTTTTACTTGTAACAGCTGCCCTTATGCTGTGGCTTATGAAGACCGGATTATAGATCTGGATAAAAAGTATAAGGCATTGGGGGTGCCGGTTATAGCTATTAATCCTAACAATCCCGATCTTCAGCCTGAAGACAGTTTCGAACAGATGAAGCAGAGAGCCAGGGAAAAGGGTTTTTCTTTTCCATACTTGTTGGACGAGGATCAGGATATTTTTCCACAGTACGGAGCCACCAGGACCCCGCATGTGTTTTTATTGGAGCATACGGCAAAAGGCTATCAGGTAAAATATATAGGTGCTATTGATGACAATTATCAGGATGCATCGTTAGTGGAAACAAAGTATGTTGAAGAGGCGGTAGATGCTATGCTGGCAGGTGAAAAAATCAAGATCACCACAACCAAAGCGATCGGCTGCTCTATTAAGGTATAG
- a CDS encoding 30S ribosomal protein THX — translation MGKGDKKTKRGKINIGSYGKLRPKRNKFKIKSDPVKAEKVNQKA, via the coding sequence ATGGGCAAAGGAGATAAAAAAACCAAACGGGGCAAGATCAATATCGGATCTTATGGAAAATTACGCCCCAAAAGAAACAAGTTTAAAATTAAATCAGATCCTGTAAAAGCTGAAAAAGTAAATCAGAAAGCTTAA
- the trpB gene encoding tryptophan synthase subunit beta — protein MSYHVNEKGYYGEFGGAFIPEMLYPNVEELRQQYLKVMEEPSFKKEFNQLLKDYVGRPSPLYYAKRMSEKYGTKIYLKREDLNHTGAHKVNNTIGQILMAKRLGKTRIIAETGAGQHGVATATVCALMGIECIVYMGAIDIARQAPNVARMKMLGAEVRPALSGSRTLKDATNEAIRDWINNPVDTHYIIGSAIGPHPYPDMVTRFQSVISAEIKTQLKEKEDKENPDYVVACIGGGSNAAGTFYHFLDEKEVGIIAVEAAGKGVNSGESAATSVLGHKGIIHGCKTLLMQTDDGQITEPYSISAGLDYPGVGPMHSHLHTTGRADFMAITDDDAMKAGLELCKLEGIIPAIETSHALAIFEQRRFEPNDIIVVALSGRGDKDLNTYINYFGL, from the coding sequence ATGAGTTATCACGTAAACGAAAAAGGATATTACGGAGAGTTTGGAGGAGCTTTTATTCCGGAAATGTTATATCCAAATGTTGAAGAACTACGTCAACAATACTTGAAAGTAATGGAGGAGCCTTCATTTAAGAAAGAGTTCAATCAACTTTTAAAAGATTATGTAGGCAGGCCATCCCCTCTCTATTACGCAAAGAGAATGTCTGAAAAGTACGGTACAAAAATCTACTTAAAAAGAGAAGACCTCAACCATACAGGCGCACATAAAGTCAATAATACCATCGGACAAATATTGATGGCAAAACGCCTCGGTAAAACAAGGATTATTGCTGAAACAGGGGCGGGTCAACATGGTGTGGCAACTGCCACAGTGTGTGCGCTTATGGGAATCGAATGCATTGTTTATATGGGAGCGATTGATATTGCCCGTCAGGCTCCTAACGTAGCCCGTATGAAAATGCTAGGTGCCGAAGTACGACCTGCTCTTTCCGGCAGCCGCACACTGAAAGACGCTACCAACGAAGCCATTCGCGACTGGATCAATAATCCGGTAGACACACACTATATTATCGGTTCTGCCATAGGTCCACATCCATATCCGGATATGGTAACCCGTTTTCAAAGTGTAATTTCAGCAGAAATCAAAACACAACTCAAAGAAAAGGAGGATAAAGAAAACCCGGATTATGTGGTGGCATGCATTGGTGGAGGAAGTAATGCTGCGGGTACATTCTACCATTTCTTAGATGAAAAAGAAGTAGGTATTATTGCTGTTGAAGCTGCCGGTAAGGGTGTAAACTCCGGTGAAAGTGCCGCAACTTCAGTTTTGGGACACAAAGGAATCATACACGGATGTAAAACCTTATTAATGCAGACAGATGACGGACAGATCACAGAACCATACTCTATTTCAGCAGGATTGGATTACCCTGGGGTAGGACCGATGCATTCACATTTACATACAACCGGCAGAGCCGATTTTATGGCAATTACAGACGATGACGCCATGAAAGCCGGACTGGAACTATGCAAGCTGGAAGGTATTATCCCTGCCATTGAAACCAGTCATGCACTGGCCATTTTTGAACAAAGAAGATTTGAACCAAACGATATCATAGTTGTAGCACTTTCAGGAAGGGGCGATAAAGATTTAAACACGTATATTAATTATTTTGGTTTATAG
- a CDS encoding NAD(P)H-dependent oxidoreductase codes for MSTIIENLKWRYATKKFDPSKKISEQDLETLKEAIQLSASSYGLQPYQVLIIENREIREKLKPVAWNQSQVTDASHLVIFANNINLGPKDTEAYMNNISSTRNIPSESLNGFSEMINGTINNLSEDALAVWTSKQTYIALGNLLAAAAELKIDTCPMEGFDAAKFNEILGLNEKGLNTSLIAPIGYRSEEDDTQNHIKVRKPKTELFTTI; via the coding sequence ATGAGCACTATTATTGAAAACCTGAAATGGAGATACGCAACTAAAAAGTTCGATCCTTCAAAAAAGATAAGTGAGCAGGACCTCGAAACGCTGAAGGAGGCCATTCAATTATCGGCATCTTCCTATGGCCTGCAACCTTATCAGGTACTTATTATCGAAAACCGCGAAATCAGGGAAAAATTAAAACCGGTAGCGTGGAACCAGTCACAGGTGACAGATGCCTCTCACCTTGTCATTTTTGCCAATAACATAAACTTAGGTCCAAAAGACACAGAAGCCTACATGAACAACATAAGTAGCACCCGCAACATCCCTTCGGAAAGTCTTAACGGCTTTAGCGAAATGATTAACGGCACGATCAATAACCTGTCAGAAGACGCATTAGCTGTATGGACCTCAAAACAAACATACATAGCTTTAGGCAATCTGTTGGCTGCTGCCGCCGAACTTAAAATAGACACCTGTCCGATGGAAGGCTTCGATGCTGCTAAGTTCAATGAAATACTGGGACTTAATGAAAAAGGGCTTAACACTTCATTAATTGCCCCTATCGGCTACCGAAGTGAAGAGGACGATACTCAGAACCATATCAAAGTCAGAAAACCAAAAACAGAATTATTCACAACCATATAA
- a CDS encoding uracil-DNA glycosylase family protein, giving the protein MFIHQHPYQPFIPKGATKLIIGTLPPPRFTIGEFKEGDVDFCYGSRNGYLWPILDRIFDLRLKFETTQEAIEQRKEFLCKYNIGICDIVEKAHRERIDASDLGMQQIELRNMLAILTDYTTIDTLLFMGGNSKNGPEYFFRKHLKKTGLLLKEVSSKVPRVYEFELMGRLIKTVSLTSPSGAANRAVGALPEYKQMKKENPETNTLDFRVIQYSKFF; this is encoded by the coding sequence TTGTTTATCCATCAGCATCCATACCAGCCATTTATCCCAAAAGGGGCAACAAAGCTAATAATCGGAACATTGCCACCTCCCAGATTTACGATTGGTGAGTTCAAAGAAGGGGATGTTGATTTTTGCTATGGTAGCCGGAATGGTTATTTATGGCCAATACTGGATCGGATTTTTGACTTAAGGTTGAAGTTTGAAACAACTCAGGAGGCCATAGAACAACGTAAAGAATTTCTTTGTAAATACAACATAGGTATTTGTGATATCGTTGAGAAGGCTCATCGAGAACGTATTGATGCCTCTGATCTCGGAATGCAGCAAATCGAACTTCGGAATATGCTTGCTATTCTAACAGATTATACTACTATAGATACCTTGCTCTTTATGGGAGGGAACAGTAAGAATGGTCCGGAGTACTTTTTCAGGAAACACCTTAAAAAAACAGGGCTGTTATTGAAAGAGGTGTCGAGTAAGGTTCCGCGTGTTTATGAGTTTGAACTTATGGGAAGGCTTATTAAGACTGTATCCTTAACATCGCCTTCCGGAGCTGCAAACAGGGCAGTAGGGGCTTTACCGGAATATAAACAAATGAAAAAAGAAAACCCTGAAACCAATACACTTGACTTCAGGGTTATTCAATATTCAAAATTCTTTTAA
- the trpA gene encoding tryptophan synthase subunit alpha: MNRIHKKLQEEKKLLSIYFTAGYPKLEDTVPIIEKLQENGVDMIEIGLPFSDPLADGPTIQESSTEALKNGMTTKKLFEQLKDIRKTVHIPLIIMGYFNPMMQYGIDAFCAKCAEIGIDGLIIPDLPVDVYEEEYKEQFEKYGLSNVFLITPQTSDERIRFIDSVSNGFIYMVSSASVTGAKNTFGDVQAQYFERIHQLNLKNPQIVGFGISNKDTFEAATKLAKGAIIGSAFIKMLNKKGIEGIPDFVKSI, from the coding sequence ATGAATAGAATTCATAAAAAACTACAAGAAGAAAAAAAATTACTTTCTATATATTTTACGGCTGGATATCCTAAGCTCGAAGATACCGTACCCATTATTGAAAAACTTCAGGAAAACGGAGTCGACATGATCGAAATAGGGCTGCCTTTCAGCGACCCTCTGGCAGACGGTCCTACCATTCAGGAGAGCTCGACCGAAGCGCTGAAGAATGGAATGACAACCAAAAAACTTTTTGAACAGTTAAAGGACATCCGTAAAACAGTTCATATACCACTAATCATTATGGGTTACTTTAATCCGATGATGCAATACGGAATAGATGCATTTTGTGCCAAATGCGCCGAAATAGGTATCGACGGACTAATTATTCCGGATCTGCCGGTAGATGTTTATGAAGAAGAATACAAAGAACAGTTTGAAAAATACGGGCTTTCCAATGTTTTCTTAATAACGCCTCAAACCTCAGATGAGCGTATTCGCTTTATTGATTCTGTATCAAATGGTTTTATCTACATGGTGAGTTCTGCCAGTGTTACAGGAGCAAAAAACACATTCGGAGATGTTCAGGCTCAATACTTTGAGCGGATTCATCAATTAAATTTAAAAAATCCACAAATTGTAGGATTTGGCATCAGCAATAAAGACACGTTCGAAGCTGCCACAAAGCTTGCCAAAGGAGCAATCATAGGTTCTGCCTTCATAAAAATGCTCAATAAAAAAGGAATTGAAGGGATCCCTGATTTTGTAAAGTCTATATGA
- the trpD gene encoding anthranilate phosphoribosyltransferase produces the protein MKQILNRLINHETISKEEAKNVLVNISKGEYNNSQIAAFLTVYMMRSITIEELEGFRDALLELCVPVDLSDFNTIDIVGTGGDGKDTFNISTLSSFVTAGAGIKVAKHGNYGVSSKCGSSNVMEYLGIKFSNDGDFIKRSADRAGITILHAPLFHPAMKNVAPIRRELAVKTFFNMLGPMVNPSFPKNQLLGVFNLELARMYSYLYQNTDKNYNIIHALDGYDEISLTGATKAIGNKSEQMLLPEDFKVTTVAPSDIYGGGSIEESAKIFVNILNGNGTEAQNNVVCANAGMAIATVNDITPVEGFNMAKESLLSGKGLLALKKLQELSKN, from the coding sequence ATGAAACAAATATTAAACAGACTCATAAACCACGAAACCATCTCGAAAGAAGAAGCTAAAAATGTGCTTGTGAATATTTCTAAAGGCGAATACAACAACAGCCAGATAGCGGCTTTCCTCACCGTTTATATGATGCGAAGTATTACCATAGAAGAACTGGAAGGATTTCGTGATGCTTTACTCGAACTATGTGTCCCGGTAGACCTGAGCGATTTTAATACGATCGACATCGTTGGCACCGGTGGCGATGGCAAAGATACGTTTAACATCTCAACGCTATCGTCTTTTGTTACTGCCGGGGCAGGGATCAAAGTAGCCAAACATGGTAACTACGGGGTATCGTCTAAATGTGGATCGAGTAACGTAATGGAATACCTCGGTATTAAATTCTCAAACGACGGAGATTTTATTAAAAGATCGGCCGACCGGGCCGGCATTACCATACTACATGCACCGCTCTTCCACCCGGCCATGAAAAATGTGGCCCCTATCCGAAGAGAACTTGCCGTTAAAACCTTCTTCAACATGCTTGGCCCAATGGTAAATCCTTCTTTTCCTAAAAATCAGCTACTGGGAGTTTTTAATTTAGAATTGGCCCGGATGTATAGCTATCTATACCAGAATACCGACAAGAATTACAACATCATCCATGCACTCGACGGCTATGATGAAATTTCGCTTACAGGCGCCACGAAAGCAATAGGGAATAAATCAGAACAAATGTTGCTGCCCGAAGATTTCAAGGTTACTACCGTTGCCCCATCTGATATATACGGAGGCGGAAGCATTGAAGAGTCGGCTAAGATTTTTGTAAACATCCTGAACGGAAATGGAACAGAAGCACAAAATAATGTTGTATGTGCCAATGCAGGAATGGCTATTGCTACGGTAAACGATATAACTCCTGTTGAAGGTTTTAACATGGCCAAAGAAAGTTTGCTCTCAGGAAAAGGATTACTCGCATTAAAAAAGCTTCAGGAACTTAGTAAAAATTAA
- a CDS encoding anthranilate synthase component II, which translates to MKKILVIDNYDSFTYNLVHYLEDLNCEVAVIRNDQLTLDEVEPFDKIVLSPGPGIPDEAGLLKPIIEKYAPTKSIFGVCLGMQAIGEVFGGKLINLDKVYHGVATKVTVTEEDVLFKDLPEKFEVGRYHSWVVDTNLPEVLKATSYDENGQLMSLRHIVYDVSGVQYHPESVLTPYGKKILENWLNN; encoded by the coding sequence ATGAAAAAAATATTAGTTATAGACAACTACGACAGCTTTACCTACAATCTGGTTCATTACCTCGAAGACCTCAATTGTGAGGTGGCCGTAATACGTAACGATCAACTTACACTGGATGAAGTTGAGCCATTTGATAAAATAGTATTGTCGCCTGGACCGGGGATACCGGATGAAGCCGGGCTGTTAAAGCCTATCATCGAAAAGTATGCTCCTACCAAAAGTATATTCGGGGTGTGCCTGGGTATGCAGGCTATCGGTGAAGTTTTCGGAGGAAAATTAATTAACCTCGATAAGGTATATCATGGCGTAGCAACAAAAGTAACAGTCACCGAAGAAGATGTTTTGTTTAAAGACCTCCCTGAAAAGTTTGAGGTTGGTCGCTACCACAGCTGGGTAGTAGACACCAACCTACCCGAAGTCTTAAAGGCAACCTCTTATGATGAGAACGGACAACTCATGTCCCTCCGTCATATCGTATATGATGTCTCGGGAGTACAATACCATCCCGAATCGGTTTTAACACCTTATGGAAAAAAAATATTGGAAAACTGGTTGAATAATTAG